The DNA region GGTCGTTAATAATAAAATGGCCTTTTTCTCCGATACAATCGGTCACTCCGCCCTAACCGGCATTGCTATCGGTGTGCTTCTAGGTTTTCATGACCCGTTATGGATCATGTTGGTATTCTCCGTCCTTCTGGCCGCCGCCATATCCATGCTGAAGGCCCTGACCACCACCTCAACGGATACCATCATCGGATCTGTGTCCGCCACCATGGTGGCGCTCGGTATTGTTATCCTCTCGCGCGGAGGCGGGTTTAATAAGTTTTCCCGGTTTCTTGTCGGCGACTTGTTGAGTATTACACCGACAGAAGTGCTGTTGCTGGCTTTCACACTCGCGGGCGTTATTCTGCTGTGGGGAATAATGTTCAACAAGTTCCTGCTGGTAAGCGTGAACCCATCACTGGCGCTCAGCAGGGGCATCCCGGTCCGCTTTGTTGAAACCCTGTTTTGTATAACTACGGCGGTCGTTGTAACGATTTCCATTCAATGGGTCGGCATTTTAATCATCAATTCACTATTAATTTTACCGGCCGCGGCCGCGCGGAACATATCCCGGAACATGCGCCAATACCATGTGGTCTCCTTACTGATAACCCTTACCTCCGGGATAGCGGGACTGCTCATGTCGTATTACTGGTCGACGGCTACCGGGGCAACCATCGTTCTATTCGCGGCGCTGTTTTACCTGGGTACTCTCTTTGCAAAACCCAGGCTTGCTTAAGCTCTCAGCAACCACATCCTCCGGGAGAGTGCTGTAAAACATCCAGCTTCGCACGGCTGACAAAGCCGGACGAAGTTTATCACCGCGCGTTCCGTATCGCCCCGACCATACCCGGCCAAACTATCACACAGGGGGTGACGGTCGGATTTTCGCGTATCCGTATAACCCCGGATACGGGAGTCCGGCCGGTTATGTGGATATAATCCTCCGCGCCTTTATCGCCGGTGCAACCGCAGCCCTAGTATATTTGACCATCAACTGGGCTTTCTTCCTGGCGGGCGTCCTGCCTTTCACACTGACGCATTATACGGCGAGGTTGGTGATGCCGCCGGGAACCCCGCTGACCGTATTGCCGCTGGTTATGGGCACAATGGCGGATATTGCCGCGAGTTTGTCTGCCGTAGTCGCAATCGACCTTATCATTCGCTGGAGCGGCAGGGGATACGCCTGGCTGAAAGGGTTAAGCGCAGGGGGAGTCCTTTGGGTGATTCACGTGGCGTTCATCCCCGCTATGGCTCCCAGGGTTTACAGTACTATTCCCCCGGTGATGGTCCTGGCGTCCTTTATCCTCTCAATCCTTTGGGGGCTGATCGCCGCCCTCGTCCTGCGGCACCTGCCGGAACCGCAATCCCAACAAGGATAAAATGCCGGCGAACGCGAATTTCTCCAAAAGGGTGTTC from Bacillota bacterium includes:
- a CDS encoding metal ABC transporter permease, with protein sequence MMEIWYAFIDHVLPFEWARYTFMKNALLAVLLVGPMFAVMGTMVVNNKMAFFSDTIGHSALTGIAIGVLLGFHDPLWIMLVFSVLLAAAISMLKALTTTSTDTIIGSVSATMVALGIVILSRGGGFNKFSRFLVGDLLSITPTEVLLLAFTLAGVILLWGIMFNKFLLVSVNPSLALSRGIPVRFVETLFCITTAVVVTISIQWVGILIINSLLILPAAAARNISRNMRQYHVVSLLITLTSGIAGLLMSYYWSTATGATIVLFAALFYLGTLFAKPRLA